A window of the Enterobacteriaceae bacterium 4M9 genome harbors these coding sequences:
- the gmd gene encoding GDP-mannose 4,6-dehydratase, with protein sequence MSKVALITGVTGQDGSYLAELLLEKGYEVHGIKRRASSFNTERVDHIYQDPHTSNPKFHLHYGDLTDTSNLTRILQEVQPDEVYNLGAMSHVAVSFESPEYTADVDAIGTLRLLEAIRFLGLEKKTRFYQASTSELYGLVQETPQKETTPFYPRSPYAVAKLYAYWITVNYRESYGMYACNGILFNHESPRRGETFVTRKITRAIANIAQGLEKCLYLGNMDSLRDWGHAKDYVKMQWMMLQQEQPEDFVIATGVQYSVRQFVEMAAAQLGIKLRFEGTGVDEKGIVVSVTGHDAPGVKPGDVMVAVDPRYFRPAEVETLLGDPSKAHEKLGWKPEITLQEMVSEMVAKDLEAAKKHSLLKSHGYEVAIALES encoded by the coding sequence ATGAGTAAAGTGGCTCTCATCACTGGCGTTACCGGGCAAGACGGCTCCTATCTGGCAGAGCTTTTGCTGGAGAAAGGTTACGAGGTTCACGGCATTAAGCGGCGCGCCTCGTCATTCAACACCGAGCGCGTGGACCATATTTACCAGGATCCGCACACCAGCAACCCGAAGTTTCATCTGCACTATGGTGACCTGACCGATACCTCCAACCTGACGCGCATCTTGCAGGAAGTGCAGCCGGATGAAGTGTATAACCTGGGGGCGATGAGCCACGTAGCGGTATCGTTTGAGTCCCCGGAATACACCGCCGACGTAGACGCTATCGGCACGCTGCGCCTGCTGGAAGCCATCCGCTTCCTCGGCCTTGAAAAGAAAACCCGTTTTTACCAGGCATCGACTTCTGAGTTGTACGGACTGGTGCAGGAAACACCGCAGAAAGAAACCACGCCGTTTTATCCACGCTCGCCGTATGCGGTTGCCAAGCTGTATGCCTACTGGATTACCGTGAACTACCGCGAGTCTTACGGCATGTATGCCTGTAACGGCATTCTGTTTAACCACGAATCGCCGCGCCGTGGTGAGACTTTCGTGACGCGTAAAATCACCCGCGCCATTGCCAACATTGCCCAGGGGCTGGAGAAGTGCCTGTATCTGGGCAATATGGATTCGCTGCGCGACTGGGGACATGCCAAAGATTACGTGAAAATGCAGTGGATGATGCTGCAACAGGAACAACCAGAAGACTTTGTGATTGCGACGGGCGTGCAGTACTCGGTGCGCCAGTTTGTAGAAATGGCCGCCGCCCAGCTTGGCATCAAACTGCGCTTTGAAGGCACGGGCGTGGATGAGAAAGGCATAGTGGTCTCCGTGACCGGCCACGACGCACCGGGCGTGAAACCAGGCGATGTGATGGTGGCGGTCGACCCGCGCTACTTCCGTCCGGCAGAGGTAGAAACCCTGCTCGGCGACCCGAGCAAGGCGCACGAGAAGCTGGGCTGGAAGCCGGAAATCACGCTCCAGGAGATGGTGTCCGAAATGGTGGCTAAAGATCTGGAAGCGGCGAAGAAACACTCACTGCTGAAGTCCCACGGCTATGAGGTTGCCATTGCGCTGGAGTCCTGA
- a CDS encoding GDP-L-fucose synthase, with protein MRKQRIFVAGHRGMVGSAIVRQLEGREDVELLLRTRDELDLLDAAAVNAFFEQYQPDQVYLAAAKVGGIHANNTYPADFIYQNMAMECNIVHVAHTHDVNKLLFLGSSCIYPKLAAQPIKESELLQGALEPTNEPYGVAKIAGIKLSESYNRQYGRDYRSVMPTNLYGPNDNFHPSNSHVIPALMRRFHEAVTQNAPDVVVWGSGTPMREFLHVDDMAAASIHVMELDQEVWQENTEPMLSHINVGTGVDCTIRELAQTMAQVVGYRGRVVFDATKPDGTPRKLLDVTRLHSLGWYHEIALEQGLASTYQWFLENQQRFRG; from the coding sequence ATGAGAAAGCAACGCATTTTTGTTGCCGGCCACCGGGGCATGGTGGGTTCGGCGATTGTGCGCCAGCTGGAAGGGCGCGAAGACGTGGAGCTGCTGCTGCGCACGCGCGATGAGCTTGATCTGCTGGATGCAGCGGCGGTCAACGCCTTCTTTGAGCAATACCAACCGGACCAGGTCTATCTGGCGGCAGCAAAGGTGGGCGGTATTCACGCCAACAACACGTATCCGGCGGACTTTATTTACCAGAACATGGCGATGGAGTGCAACATCGTGCACGTGGCGCACACGCATGATGTGAACAAGCTGCTGTTCCTCGGCTCGTCGTGCATTTACCCAAAGCTTGCCGCGCAGCCGATTAAAGAAAGCGAGCTGCTACAGGGGGCGCTTGAGCCGACCAACGAGCCGTACGGCGTGGCGAAAATCGCCGGGATTAAGCTGTCTGAATCCTACAACCGCCAGTACGGGCGTGATTATCGCTCGGTAATGCCGACCAACCTGTATGGCCCGAATGATAACTTCCATCCCAGTAATTCTCATGTGATCCCGGCTCTGATGCGCCGCTTCCACGAGGCGGTCACGCAAAACGCACCAGATGTGGTGGTGTGGGGCAGCGGGACGCCGATGCGCGAGTTCCTGCACGTGGACGATATGGCCGCGGCCAGTATTCATGTGATGGAGTTGGACCAGGAAGTGTGGCAGGAAAACACCGAGCCGATGCTCTCGCATATCAACGTCGGCACCGGAGTGGACTGTACCATTCGTGAACTGGCGCAGACCATGGCTCAGGTGGTGGGCTACCGCGGGCGCGTGGTGTTTGATGCTACTAAACCTGACGGCACACCGCGCAAGCTGCTGGATGTGACAAGGCTGCACAGCCTCGGCTGGTATCACGAAATCGCACTGGAGCAAGGCCTGGCCAGTACCTACCAGTGGTTCCTTGAAAACCAGCAGCGCTTTCGGGGGTAA
- a CDS encoding GDP-mannose mannosyl hydrolase, which yields MFLSERDFTTVVRATPLVSIDLIVENERGEILLGRRNNRPAQGYWFVPGGRVQKNETLAVAFSRLTQAELGQRFAMAQGQFHGVWQHFYDDNFSGNDFSTHYVVLGFRLRVQERGLTLPDDQHSEYRWQLPSALCASDDVHDNSRAYFLEPRASEVPGL from the coding sequence ATGTTCCTGAGCGAGCGTGATTTTACTACCGTCGTGCGTGCCACGCCGCTGGTCTCCATCGACCTGATTGTGGAGAACGAGCGCGGTGAAATCCTGCTTGGGCGGCGCAACAACCGTCCGGCGCAGGGCTACTGGTTTGTACCTGGCGGGCGCGTACAGAAAAACGAAACGCTGGCCGTGGCCTTTTCCCGCCTGACTCAGGCAGAACTGGGGCAGCGTTTTGCAATGGCGCAAGGGCAGTTTCACGGCGTCTGGCAACACTTCTATGACGACAACTTCTCAGGCAACGATTTCAGCACCCATTACGTGGTGCTGGGTTTCCGCCTCAGGGTACAGGAGCGTGGGCTGACGTTGCCAGATGACCAGCACAGTGAATACCGCTGGCAGTTGCCCTCAGCGCTGTGTGCGAGCGACGACGTGCACGACAACAGCCGCGCCTATTTTCTCGAACCGCGGGCTAGTGAGGTGCCAGGGCTATGA